In Candidatus Sericytochromatia bacterium, one DNA window encodes the following:
- a CDS encoding TadE/TadG family type IV pilus assembly protein, which translates to MTAVPRCQARTGGFRDDERGQALVEFALVLPMLVLLLLGVVYCGGLVLVQQSTAMAARHAARTVALDATLKGLKDGRGKGLQPDEQLARKAVSEAMPRSTVRVTGVAWSRLGASGRGMAGVYAKTGTLSLGAGLGQARCGVGVALYGATVTRDLSRDMTPLGRLAARMLPGGGLSNLLTPALSASALMPAELPIRGRDAQTPGLLDLNPWIAKVVSRPYKARRFE; encoded by the coding sequence ATGACGGCCGTGCCCCGATGCCAGGCAAGGACAGGCGGGTTCCGCGACGACGAACGTGGTCAGGCTCTGGTGGAATTCGCCCTGGTCCTGCCGATGCTGGTCCTTCTGCTGCTCGGTGTCGTGTACTGCGGTGGCCTGGTGCTGGTGCAGCAGAGCACCGCGATGGCGGCACGCCACGCCGCGCGCACCGTGGCGCTGGATGCGACCCTGAAGGGCCTCAAGGACGGACGCGGCAAGGGCCTGCAGCCCGACGAGCAACTGGCCCGCAAGGCCGTCTCGGAGGCCATGCCTCGCAGCACCGTGCGGGTGACGGGCGTGGCCTGGAGTCGCCTCGGGGCCAGCGGACGCGGGATGGCCGGGGTGTATGCGAAAACCGGGACGCTCAGCCTGGGAGCCGGCCTGGGTCAGGCTCGCTGTGGCGTCGGAGTCGCCCTGTACGGCGCCACGGTCACGCGCGACCTCTCGCGCGACATGACGCCGCTGGGTCGCCTGGCCGCCCGCATGCTGCCGGGTGGCGGCTTGTCGAATCTGCTGACCCCTGCCCTTTCGGCCAGTGCCCTGATGCCGGCCGAATTACCGATTCGGGGTCGTGACGCGCAAACCCCGGGCCTGCTGGACCTGAACCCCTGGATCGCCAAGGTGGTCAGCCGGCCTTACAAGGCGAGGCGATTCGAATGA